The following is a genomic window from Elaeis guineensis isolate ETL-2024a chromosome 10, EG11, whole genome shotgun sequence.
CTTTTTCAATGGCTGATCTATATTAGCAGTAAGGTGGATGATTATCTGCATGTATGCAACTGCTCAATACTGATGGTAGGGTTGGAGAGCACAGGAGATCATCAGATTATTTGATGGTCTACTTGTTGATCGGATCTTTGCCACTTCAATTCTGATTCACCGTAACCAGGATTTGAGGGTGTGGGACCAATCTTGCTGCACTAGAGTCTCTTGAGGGACCTACTTGAGATGTATAGGCCGACGATAGATAGGAAGATCGAGGCTGCTTGGATTTGGAGAGTGCCCACCCACCTCAGATGATGCTCTTTCTCTGGAAGCTTGTCCACTCTGGAAGCTTGCATGGGACAAGCTTCCGATGCACACGCTTCTCAAGATAGGGGTATGGAGCTCTCAATTTCGTGTTCGTCTACGAGCTAAAGGATGAGCCGACGGAGCATACCATCCTGCATTGTCCGAGGGCTAGACTGATTTGGAGAAGGACGGGCAGCCAACTTGGGAGATGACTGGGGCCATTGGATGGAGTCTTTCCTGAGCGCGATCCGTCGAAGTATAACTGATAGGATGATCTCCACTTGGGAGGACAGAATGGTTTATATTGCCTACTAGATCTGGCTTTCAAAAACAGCTGGATCTTCGAGGGTAAGGTGGTTCCTGCACATCAGATGCTGGAGAGGGCTATCTGCTTGGTAGTAAGTATAGTCATTTCGATGCTGCTAACTCGTCATTGATGTCCCCATTCATTGGAACTCTCATGCTACCCCTGCAGCGACTTGAagggttatttttattttttgggagCCTCCTCCTTCGGAATTTTCAAGGTGAACTTTGATAGCAGTGTTAAGGATAAGAGGGATGGTGCGGGGTTCGTCATCCGAGGTCTAGATGTCAGGTTGCTGGTGGCTGAGGGCTCCCATCTCTTCGAGCCTTCAATTATGGGAGCTAAGCTTCATGCTATCTGAATGGATATTATCTTTATCTGGCAGAAGCTACGGATGAagaagattttcattgagaatgaCTCTACTACTGTCATTGGATAGATCCATGACAGCACAAGATAGCTAGAAGCCCATCTGCTCCTTTCTGACATCTGGACTGCTCTTTGCCTCTCTGTTGCAATGGTGGTGCGGCATATCTATCGAGAAGCAAACAACGTAGCAGATTGGGTCGCATTTTTGTAGCGGGAGCATTCTGGAGACTAGACTTGACGACAGGGTGAGAGCTGCTTGACGGTCCTATGGGAtctttttattctaattttttagGTTGTTCTTATATTAGCATGGTGTGAGGCCCGCATACCTCCCCAAACAAAAAACTTGAAATTTAGTCATTGAGTTGGATATTGACAATTGAAGTATTGAACCGAGTTTGGTTTAGCTTACTCCATCTCAGCTTCACTACACGGTTGTTTGGGGGAACAGCAACATACCACGTTCATTCTGAAGCGTACTTTCTCAATGGCTGGGGAAAAACCACTAATGTGTCGTTAGGAAAGTCTCTTTATCAGGTGCGAGTTCTTGGGTAATATTTCAGTTCCTGTTACGGTTCAGAAATAAAAATGGGCATTTATTGGATAATAAATGGTGAGAAGAATAAAGCTGTCATCCATCTAATTCAAGTCTTCATTGAACTATAAAATGCACCTAGTTTTTTTGCATGTGAAATTCTCTCTTTCCCTGACATACATATATAGTCTCAAACATGCGTAGTTATGAAGAAATTTAGTAATGATAAAGACTGCGTGATATCAGCAAGCAAAGGAAGATGCCAAGAGTCAGAGTGCGCTAATATGTTTGCATGAAGATCCGAAATTCACTTGATAAGTgaggtatattttgaaagaaatacgTCAAATGGGACTCGTGGGTACATTCAGGACTTCGGAATACCAAGGACAGCGTGCATTGCCgagcatataaaataattgttTGAGCCCAGAACATTAAATCTAAATGCtgataataaaagaaaagaaatagctGAAAATGTTACCCCAATGTCAAGCTGCAGCCTAGGtacagagaaaaaaattaaactattaGTGAATAAGACCGCATAGGACGACAGTGCATAAGGATCAGATCAAGCATCACTTGCTTCTATTCCACCAAAGAAAAGATgattcaaaacataatttattcatgaaatacgAGCTCATAGATGCTGCTAGAGCAGACAAAACGCTCAGTGCTTCGAACCTATTTTACAACTTTCATAACCATCGTCCCCATAGTCGTCATTCAGTGATGTACAGCTTCCACAAAAACATAGCAATTTCAGAAGTTGCAAAACTGTGTAAGAACGTCAACACTGGTTAAAAAGGTGAGCTTGACGATGGTGATGGATGTCAGTAGGTACCAAGACAACTGCACAGTCAAATATCCATAGACTGAGGGCCGGACAGTGACTTTTTTGCTCCCTTTTTCTTGGCCTTCTTGGTTTTCCCTGAACCTTTTTCTTGGTCACTGGCTGAAGGAGGCTGAGTTCTCTGTAAATGTTGATGAATTGCAGTGAGTGGATCAATCTGAAATGTAGGATCATTCAGGACAGCTTTCAACTGTGCACCTTCCCTTTGCCTGATAACATAAGGCTGTGTCATCTACCAAAGGCGAAAGAGAATAAAAGAAATTTGAGACACAAGTTCAGGAATACTTACACTAGTTTCTGCCTAGTCTTGCAGTTAATCCTTAAGTTGGTTTCTCTGGAAGGCTGCTTGGGGGCATTCAAATCTGGAAGAAACTCAGAAAGGGCTGACAGGTCATATGCCTTCAACTTCTTCTGCCTGCTACGTAATCTCTTTTTCTGAATAAATGAGCATCCTCAGTTGCCAATTGACTCTCAGAGTTTCAAAAAGATGAAAATGTCAATGCATGAGTAATAGAATTGTTATGAGTTGCCTCACATTGTATTATCACTTACAAGCATCCAGTTCGATTTCAAATATTTTGGTTAGTGCTTAAGTAGAGTGTGAATGCCTCAGTACATGTAAAGCTTTCAAAGTAGCCTTGATTGACCTAGGTGGCCATATCAGGAAATCAAGATGATGTAAACAGAATAAAAAAGGTGCAAGAACATACAGGATATAAAATTGAGTGCCTCTGGAGGGTAAGAAAAGAACCCAAGGAATCAATAAAAACTAATGATGGATGATATATTGTCTATATAACAGAGAAAAAGTCCAACAAAGGTTAAACAAAAAGTTAATACAGCTGAAAATAACTGTTAAAAAGGAAACAGAAAATAGATTTCATAAAAttgtaatcaaaattagatctgatGCAAGCATGGTGACCACAGCTGaacaaattttagaattttatgactccaaacaccttgatgattaacCTCAAAAGTTAAATACCTCGAACATTATTAGAGATGCAAAAATCTCAGAATAGATTAAATATGTAAAGTAACAAGAATCAAGAAGACAAACTAATATTACCTTGCTGATTGCCTTTTTAGCACCTAAAGCAACTACAGCATCTCTAACTTCTGAAAGTTAAGATAAGAGGAATAGTCagatatgagaaaaaaaaaataaaggaagaaaCATGCATTTGTATTGCATATCTCTGATAGATAAAAGCGAAACAACATCTCAGAATCctataatatttttatagaaaAGCAACCATCAAAACGAAGCAAAagatgaagaaagaaaataaatttaaaagaaatacttATTAAAACCAAAGAGCAAGGATTATAAAGGCAATTTGAAAAAAACTAAGCACTGAGAAAACTCCACCAATAAATGTTATATACAATTCCACTTTTCCTTGCACAATAAAGTAGGAACATATTATGATTCATGAATTTACAGTTCATAATACTGGGGTTGCTGTACTGGATCAAACCGCCTGGTTTGGTCGGTACCATATCATACCAACCATGAAACAGGAAAATTCATGACAGCATGAAATAAAGCATGAACCAGAGTTATCGAATATAAACATAAATGTACATGAAAGAAGAGAAGTAAAATATAGGCAATAATGAAATGTACATGAAAGTATAAAGATTTAGGGTTATTATCAACATCAAACAGATTACTCTACTTCCATATTAGTGATCCAGATGGTGTCAGCAGAAAGTTTCTGATGATGTACACAACTGGAAAAAAAATGTTGAATGGTTTATATTTGATTCCCCAAATAGCCAAGCTCAGTCAATGATGCATAAGAATGGACAA
Proteins encoded in this region:
- the LOC105052935 gene encoding uncharacterized protein, giving the protein MLSVRKVLVPMGLTGLRPDSEEKESKSFKRKIEKKLKFYAKVRDAVVALGAKKAISKKKRLRSRQKKLKAYDLSALSEFLPDLNAPKQPSRETNLRINCKTRQKLVQREGAQLKAVLNDPTFQIDPLTAIHQHLQRTQPPSASDQEKGSGKTKKAKKKGAKKSLSGPQSMDI